A genomic region of Candidatus Aramenus sp. CH1 contains the following coding sequences:
- a CDS encoding sulfite oxidase-like oxidoreductase, protein METQIPKGQKYIKKFIYYAALGVPEVDVTKYKLTVAGLVENRLEFSYEELLKMIDVDYVRDFHCVTGWSVKDVRWEGIRIRRLAEMAKVKENAKWTVFYSLDGYTSVVTVEDALHEDAIIVLRMNGKPLTLESGFPSRPFIPHLYGWKSAKWLTEIEFVEKYVDGFWEERGYHERGNVWEEERFKGHSGRHTPKRPLL, encoded by the coding sequence ATGGAGACTCAAATACCTAAGGGACAGAAGTACATAAAGAAGTTCATATATTACGCTGCCCTTGGAGTGCCGGAAGTAGACGTAACCAAGTACAAGCTTACTGTCGCGGGATTGGTGGAAAATAGGCTGGAGTTCAGCTACGAGGAGCTACTCAAGATGATAGACGTTGACTACGTTAGGGACTTTCACTGCGTGACTGGCTGGAGCGTAAAGGACGTGAGGTGGGAAGGGATTAGAATAAGGAGACTGGCAGAGATGGCAAAGGTCAAGGAAAACGCAAAATGGACAGTCTTTTACAGCTTAGATGGTTATACCTCGGTAGTTACGGTGGAGGACGCGTTACACGAGGACGCCATTATCGTCTTGAGGATGAACGGGAAACCCCTAACACTGGAGTCAGGGTTCCCCTCCAGGCCTTTTATACCCCACTTGTACGGGTGGAAGAGCGCTAAGTGGCTAACGGAGATAGAGTTCGTGGAGAAGTACGTGGACGGCTTTTGGGAAGAGAGGGGTTATCACGAGAGAGGTAACGTCTGGGAAGAGGAGAGATTTAAGGGACATAGCGGGAGGCACACTCCCAAGAGGCCCTTACTTTAA